A portion of the Citrobacter rodentium NBRC 105723 = DSM 16636 genome contains these proteins:
- the glmS gene encoding glutamine--fructose-6-phosphate transaminase (isomerizing): MCGIVGAIAQRDVAEILLEGLRRLEYRGYDSAGLAVVDAEGHMTRLRRLGKVQMLAQAAEEHPLHGGTGIAHTRWATHGEPSEANAHPHVSEHIVVVHNGIIENHEPLREELKARGYTFVSETDTEVIAHLVHWELEQGGTLREAVLRAIPQLRGAYGTVIMDTRQPDTLLAARSGSPLVIGLGMGENFIASDQLALLPVTRRFIFLEEGDIAEVTRRTVSIFDKSGAEVKRQDIESNLQYDAGDKGIYRHYMQKEIYEQPNAIKNTLTGRISHGEVDLSELGPKANELLSQVEHIQIIACGTSYNSGMVSRYWFESLAGIPCDVEIASEFRYRKSAVRRNSLMITLSQSGETADTLAGLRLSKELGYLGSLAICNVPGSSLVRESDLAMMTNAGTEIGVASTKAFTTQLTVLLMLVAKLARLKGLDASIEHDIVHGLQALPSRIEQMLSQDKRIEQLAEDFSDKHHALFLGRGDQYPIALEGALKLKEISYIHAEAYAAGELKHGPLALIDADMPVIVVAPNNELLEKLKSNIEEVRARGGQLYVFADQDAGFVSSDNMHIIEMPHVEEVIAPIFYTVPLQLLAYHVALIKGTDVDQPRNLAKSVTVE; the protein is encoded by the coding sequence ATGTGTGGAATTGTTGGCGCTATCGCGCAGCGTGATGTAGCTGAAATCCTTCTCGAAGGTTTACGTCGTCTGGAATACCGTGGTTATGACTCTGCCGGTCTGGCCGTGGTGGATGCGGAAGGTCATATGACCCGCCTGCGTCGACTGGGAAAAGTGCAGATGCTGGCCCAGGCCGCGGAAGAACATCCGCTGCATGGCGGAACCGGTATCGCGCATACCCGCTGGGCGACCCACGGCGAACCTTCAGAAGCAAACGCGCATCCGCATGTTTCTGAACACATTGTGGTGGTGCATAACGGCATCATCGAAAACCATGAACCGCTGCGCGAAGAGCTGAAAGCGCGCGGCTACACCTTCGTTTCTGAAACCGACACTGAAGTGATTGCTCACTTAGTGCACTGGGAGCTGGAGCAGGGCGGTACGCTGCGTGAAGCGGTACTGCGGGCGATCCCGCAGCTGCGCGGCGCATACGGCACGGTAATCATGGATACCCGCCAGCCGGATACGTTGCTGGCGGCGCGCTCAGGCAGCCCGCTGGTCATTGGCCTCGGCATGGGCGAAAACTTTATTGCTTCCGATCAGCTGGCGCTACTGCCGGTCACCCGTCGCTTTATCTTCCTTGAAGAAGGCGATATCGCGGAAGTGACGCGTCGTACGGTCTCTATCTTCGATAAATCCGGCGCGGAGGTGAAGCGTCAGGATATCGAATCAAATCTGCAATATGACGCAGGCGATAAAGGCATTTACCGCCACTATATGCAGAAAGAGATCTACGAACAGCCGAACGCGATTAAAAACACCCTCACCGGGCGCATCAGCCACGGCGAAGTGGATTTAAGCGAGCTGGGACCGAAAGCCAACGAGCTGCTGTCACAGGTTGAGCACATCCAGATCATCGCCTGCGGCACCTCTTACAATTCCGGGATGGTATCCCGTTACTGGTTTGAGTCGCTGGCGGGCATTCCGTGCGATGTGGAGATCGCCTCCGAATTTCGCTACCGCAAATCCGCAGTGCGTCGCAACAGCCTGATGATCACGCTGTCGCAGTCTGGTGAAACGGCGGATACGCTGGCTGGCCTGCGTTTGTCGAAAGAGCTGGGGTATCTCGGTTCGTTGGCTATTTGCAACGTGCCGGGGTCGTCGCTGGTGCGTGAGTCGGATCTGGCGATGATGACCAATGCCGGCACTGAAATCGGCGTGGCGTCGACCAAAGCGTTCACCACCCAGCTGACCGTTCTGCTGATGCTGGTGGCGAAACTGGCGCGTCTGAAGGGGCTGGATGCGTCGATTGAGCATGATATCGTTCACGGTCTGCAGGCGCTGCCGAGTCGTATTGAGCAGATGCTTTCTCAGGACAAACGCATTGAACAACTTGCCGAAGACTTCTCTGACAAGCATCACGCTCTGTTCCTCGGTCGTGGCGATCAGTACCCGATCGCGCTGGAAGGCGCGCTGAAGCTGAAAGAGATCTCATACATTCACGCGGAAGCCTATGCGGCAGGCGAGCTGAAGCACGGTCCGCTGGCGCTGATTGATGCCGATATGCCGGTTATCGTCGTTGCGCCGAACAACGAACTGCTGGAAAAACTGAAATCCAACATCGAAGAGGTACGCGCCCGCGGCGGCCAGCTGTATGTCTTTGCCGACCAGGATGCCGGTTTTGTCAGCAGCGACAACATGCACATCATTGAGATGCCGCACGTTGAGGAAGTCATTGCCCCGATCTTCTATACCGTACCGCTGCAACTGCTGGCGTACCACGTGGCGCTGATTAAAGGCACCGATGTGGACCAGCCGCGTAACCTGGCAAAATCGGTTACCGTTGAGTAA
- the glmU gene encoding bifunctional UDP-N-acetylglucosamine diphosphorylase/glucosamine-1-phosphate N-acetyltransferase GlmU has protein sequence MLNKAMSVVILAAGKGTRMYSDLPKVLHTLAGKAMVQHVIDAANELGASQIHLVYGHGGELLKSTLKNDNLNWVLQAEQLGTGHAMQQAAPFFGDDEDILMLYGDVPLISVETLQRLRDARPQGGIGLLTVVLDDPAGYGRITRENGKVTGIVEHKDASDEQRLIQEINTGILIANGADMKRWLAKLTNNNAQGEYYITDIIAMAHQEGREIAAVHPARISETDGVNNRLQLSRLERVYQSEQAEKLLLAGVMLRDPSRFDLRGALTHGRDVEIDTNVIIEGNVTLGNRVKIGAGCVIKNSVIGDDCEISPYSVVEDAHLEAACTIGPFARLRPGAELLAGAHVGNFVEMKKARLGKGSKAGHLSYLGDAEIGDNVNIGAGTITCNYDGANKFKTLIGDDVFVGSDTQLVAPVSVGKGATIAAGTTVTRDVADNELVLSRVPQVHKQGWQRPVKKR, from the coding sequence ATGTTGAACAAAGCTATGAGCGTCGTGATCCTTGCCGCTGGCAAGGGTACGCGTATGTATTCCGATCTTCCCAAAGTGCTGCACACCCTTGCCGGTAAGGCGATGGTTCAGCATGTCATTGATGCGGCGAATGAATTAGGCGCCTCTCAGATTCACCTGGTCTACGGCCACGGTGGCGAGCTGCTTAAAAGTACCCTCAAAAACGACAACCTTAACTGGGTGCTTCAGGCGGAACAGCTGGGAACCGGTCATGCGATGCAGCAGGCTGCGCCCTTCTTTGGCGATGACGAAGACATTTTAATGCTCTATGGCGACGTACCGCTGATCTCTGTGGAAACACTCCAGCGCCTGCGCGATGCCAGACCACAGGGCGGCATTGGCCTGTTAACCGTGGTGCTGGATGATCCAGCCGGCTACGGGCGGATCACGCGCGAAAACGGTAAGGTCACCGGCATTGTTGAACATAAAGACGCCAGCGATGAGCAGCGTCTGATTCAGGAGATCAACACAGGTATCCTGATTGCCAACGGCGCGGACATGAAGCGCTGGCTGGCGAAGCTGACCAATAACAACGCGCAGGGCGAATATTACATCACCGATATTATCGCGATGGCGCATCAGGAAGGTCGTGAAATCGCGGCTGTGCACCCGGCTCGCATCAGCGAAACGGACGGCGTGAATAACCGCCTGCAGCTTTCCCGTCTGGAGCGCGTTTATCAGTCCGAACAGGCGGAAAAACTGCTGCTGGCAGGCGTGATGCTGCGCGATCCTTCGCGTTTTGATCTGCGCGGCGCCCTCACCCACGGGCGGGATGTGGAAATTGATACTAACGTTATCATCGAAGGCAACGTTACGCTTGGCAACCGCGTCAAAATTGGCGCTGGCTGCGTGATTAAAAACAGCGTCATCGGCGACGACTGTGAAATCAGCCCGTACAGCGTGGTGGAAGATGCGCATCTGGAAGCGGCCTGCACCATCGGCCCGTTCGCCCGTCTGCGTCCGGGGGCGGAGCTGCTTGCAGGGGCGCACGTGGGTAACTTCGTTGAAATGAAAAAAGCGCGGCTGGGTAAAGGCTCGAAAGCGGGCCACCTGAGCTATCTTGGCGACGCGGAAATTGGCGACAACGTCAATATCGGCGCTGGCACCATTACCTGTAACTACGACGGCGCTAACAAGTTCAAAACCCTGATTGGCGACGACGTGTTTGTCGGGTCCGACACCCAGCTGGTGGCGCCGGTAAGCGTAGGGAAGGGCGCCACCATTGCCGCAGGCACCACCGTGACGCGCGATGTCGCCGATAATGAACTGGTATTAAGCCGCGTGCCGCAGGTCCATAAACAGGGCTGGCAGCGTCCGGTGAAGAAAAGGTAA
- a CDS encoding F0F1 ATP synthase subunit epsilon, translating into MAMTYHLDVVSAEQQMFSGLVEKIQVTGSEGELGIYPGHAPLLTAIKPGMIRIVKQHGHEEFIYLSGGILEVQPGSVTVLADTAIRGQDLDEARALEAKRKAEEHIKSSHGDVDYAQASAELAKAIAKLRVIELTKKAM; encoded by the coding sequence ATGGCAATGACTTACCACCTGGACGTCGTCAGCGCAGAGCAACAAATGTTCTCTGGTCTGGTCGAGAAAATCCAGGTAACGGGTAGTGAAGGTGAACTGGGTATTTACCCGGGACACGCGCCGCTGCTCACCGCCATTAAGCCTGGTATGATTCGCATCGTTAAACAGCACGGTCATGAAGAGTTTATCTATCTGTCCGGCGGCATTCTCGAAGTGCAGCCTGGCAGCGTGACCGTTCTGGCTGATACCGCGATTCGCGGACAGGATCTCGACGAAGCGCGAGCCCTGGAAGCGAAGCGTAAGGCTGAGGAGCATATTAAGAGCTCCCATGGTGACGTGGATTACGCTCAGGCGTCTGCGGAACTGGCCAAAGCGATCGCTAAACTGCGCGTTATCGAGTTGACCAAAAAAGCGATGTAA
- the atpD gene encoding F0F1 ATP synthase subunit beta → MATGKIVQVIGAVVDVEFPQDAVPRVYDALEVQNGNERLVLEVQQQLGGGIVRTIAMGSSDGLRRGLEVKDLEHPIEVPVGKATLGRIMNVLGEPVDMKGDIGEEERWAIHRDAPSYEELSNSQELLETGIKVIDLMCPFAKGGKVGLFGGAGVGKTVNMMELIRNIAIEHSGYSVFAGVGERTREGNDFYHEMTDSNVIDKVSLVYGQMNEPPGNRLRVALTGLTMAEKFRDEGRDVLLFVDNIYRYTLAGTEVSALLGRMPSSVGYQPTLAEEMGVLQERITSTKTGSITSVQAVYVPADDLTDPSPATTFAHLDATVVLSRQIASLGIYPAVDPLDSTSRQLDPLVVGQEHYDTARGVQSILQRYQELKDIIAILGMDELSEEDKLVVARARKIQRFLSQPFFVAEVFTGSPGKYVALKDTIRGFKGIMEGEYDHLPEQAFYMVGSIDEAVEKAKKL, encoded by the coding sequence ATGGCTACTGGAAAAATTGTCCAGGTAATCGGCGCCGTAGTTGACGTCGAGTTCCCTCAGGATGCCGTACCGCGCGTGTACGACGCCCTTGAGGTACAGAATGGTAATGAGCGTCTGGTGCTGGAAGTGCAGCAGCAGCTCGGCGGCGGTATCGTACGTACCATCGCTATGGGTTCTTCCGACGGTCTGCGTCGTGGTCTGGAAGTGAAAGACCTCGAACACCCGATCGAAGTCCCGGTAGGTAAAGCAACGCTGGGTCGTATCATGAACGTACTGGGCGAACCAGTAGACATGAAAGGCGACATCGGTGAAGAAGAACGCTGGGCTATCCACCGCGACGCGCCGTCCTATGAAGAGTTGTCTAACTCTCAGGAACTGCTGGAAACCGGCATCAAAGTTATCGACCTGATGTGTCCGTTCGCCAAGGGCGGTAAAGTCGGTCTGTTCGGTGGTGCAGGCGTAGGTAAAACCGTAAACATGATGGAGCTGATCCGTAACATCGCGATCGAGCACTCCGGTTACTCCGTGTTTGCGGGCGTGGGTGAACGTACTCGTGAGGGTAACGACTTCTACCACGAAATGACCGACTCCAACGTTATCGACAAAGTATCCCTGGTATACGGCCAGATGAACGAGCCGCCGGGAAACCGTCTGCGCGTGGCGCTGACCGGTCTGACCATGGCGGAAAAATTCCGTGACGAAGGTCGTGACGTTCTGCTGTTCGTCGACAACATCTACCGTTACACCCTGGCCGGTACGGAAGTATCCGCACTGCTGGGTCGTATGCCTTCCTCGGTAGGTTATCAGCCGACCCTGGCGGAGGAGATGGGCGTTCTGCAGGAACGTATTACCTCCACCAAAACCGGTTCTATCACCTCCGTACAGGCGGTATACGTACCGGCGGATGACCTGACTGACCCGTCTCCGGCAACCACCTTTGCGCACCTTGACGCTACCGTGGTACTGAGCCGTCAGATCGCCTCTCTGGGTATCTACCCGGCCGTTGACCCGCTGGACTCCACCAGCCGTCAGCTGGACCCGCTGGTGGTAGGTCAGGAACACTACGACACCGCGCGTGGCGTACAGTCTATCCTGCAGCGTTACCAGGAACTGAAAGACATCATCGCCATCCTCGGTATGGATGAACTGTCTGAAGAAGACAAACTGGTGGTAGCACGCGCGCGTAAGATTCAGCGCTTCCTGTCCCAGCCGTTCTTCGTAGCGGAAGTCTTTACCGGTTCTCCGGGTAAATACGTTGCGCTGAAAGACACCATCCGTGGCTTTAAAGGCATCATGGAAGGCGAATACGATCACCTGCCGGAGCAGGCGTTCTATATGGTCGGTTCCATCGACGAAGCCGTGGAAAAAGCCAAAAAACTTTAA
- the atpG gene encoding F0F1 ATP synthase subunit gamma, with the protein MAGAKEIRSKIASVQNTQKITKAMEMVAASKMRKSQDRMAASRPYADTMRKVIGHLANGNLEYKHPYLEERDVKRVGYLVVSTDRGLCGGLNINLFKKLLADMKAWSDKGVQCDLAMIGSKGVSFFNSVGGNVVAQVTGMGDNPSLSELIGPVKVMLQAYDEGRLDKLYIVSNKFINTMSQVPTITQLLPLPASEDDELKRKAWDYLYEPDPKALLDTLLRRYVESQVYQGVVENLASEQAARMVAMKAATDNGGSLIKELQLVYNKARQASITQELTEIVSGAAAV; encoded by the coding sequence ATGGCCGGCGCAAAAGAGATACGTAGTAAGATCGCAAGCGTCCAGAACACGCAAAAGATCACTAAAGCGATGGAGATGGTCGCCGCTTCCAAAATGCGTAAATCGCAGGATCGCATGGCGGCCAGCCGTCCTTATGCAGATACCATGCGCAAAGTGATTGGTCACCTTGCAAACGGTAATCTGGAATATAAGCACCCCTATCTGGAAGAACGCGACGTTAAGCGCGTGGGCTACCTGGTGGTGTCGACTGACCGTGGTCTGTGCGGCGGCTTGAACATTAACCTGTTCAAAAAACTGCTGGCGGATATGAAAGCATGGTCCGATAAAGGCGTTCAGTGCGACCTCGCAATGATCGGCTCTAAAGGCGTGTCTTTCTTTAATTCCGTTGGCGGCAACGTTGTCGCTCAGGTAACGGGCATGGGGGATAACCCTTCCCTGTCCGAACTGATCGGTCCGGTGAAAGTGATGTTGCAGGCCTATGACGAAGGCCGTCTGGACAAGCTTTACATTGTCAGCAACAAATTTATTAACACCATGTCTCAGGTTCCGACCATCACTCAGCTGCTGCCGTTACCGGCTTCAGAAGATGATGAACTGAAACGCAAAGCCTGGGATTACCTGTACGAACCAGACCCGAAAGCGCTGCTGGATACCCTCCTGCGTCGTTATGTGGAATCTCAGGTTTATCAGGGCGTGGTAGAAAACCTGGCCAGCGAGCAGGCCGCCCGTATGGTGGCGATGAAAGCCGCGACCGACAATGGCGGCAGCCTGATTAAAGAGCTGCAGTTGGTATACAACAAAGCTCGTCAGGCCAGCATTACTCAGGAACTCACCGAGATCGTCTCGGGGGCCGCCGCGGTTTAA
- the atpA gene encoding F0F1 ATP synthase subunit alpha gives MQLNSTEISELIKQRIAQFNVVSEAHNEGTIVSVSDGVIRIHGLADCMQGEMISLPGNRYAIALNLERDSVGAVVMGPYADLAEGMKVKCTGRILEVPVGRGLLGRVVNTLGAPIDGKGPVEHDGFSAVEAIAPGVIERQSVDQPVQTGYKSVDAMIPIGRGQRELIIGDRQTGKTALAIDAIINQRDSGIKCVYVAIGQKASTISNVVRKLEEHGALANTIVVVATASESAALQYLAPYAGCAMGEYFRDRGEDALIIYDDLSKQAVAYRQISLLLRRPPGREAFPGDVFYLHSRLLERAARVNAEYVEAFTKGEVKGKTGSLTALPIIETQAGDVSAFVPTNVISITDGQIFLETNLFNAGIRPAVNPGISVSRVGGAAQTKIMKKLSGGIRTALAQYRELAAFSQFASDLDDATRKQLDHGQKVTELLKQKQYAPMSVAQQSLVLFAAERGYLADVELAKIGSFEAALLAYVDRDHAPLMQEINQSGGYNDEIEGKLKGILDSFKATQSW, from the coding sequence ATGCAACTGAATTCCACCGAAATCAGCGAACTGATCAAGCAGCGCATTGCTCAGTTCAATGTTGTGAGTGAAGCTCACAACGAAGGTACTATTGTTTCTGTAAGTGACGGTGTTATCCGTATTCACGGCCTCGCCGATTGTATGCAGGGTGAAATGATCTCCCTGCCGGGTAACCGTTACGCTATCGCACTGAACCTGGAGCGCGACTCTGTGGGTGCGGTGGTAATGGGTCCGTACGCTGACCTCGCCGAAGGTATGAAGGTGAAATGTACGGGTCGTATCCTGGAAGTTCCGGTTGGCCGCGGCCTGCTGGGCCGTGTGGTTAACACCCTGGGCGCGCCAATCGACGGTAAAGGTCCGGTTGAGCACGACGGCTTCTCGGCTGTTGAAGCTATCGCGCCGGGCGTTATCGAACGTCAGTCCGTCGATCAGCCGGTACAGACCGGTTATAAATCCGTTGACGCCATGATCCCAATCGGTCGTGGTCAGCGTGAACTGATCATCGGCGACCGTCAGACAGGTAAAACCGCTCTGGCTATCGACGCCATCATCAACCAGCGCGATTCCGGCATTAAGTGCGTGTACGTCGCTATCGGTCAGAAAGCGTCCACCATCTCTAACGTGGTGCGTAAACTGGAAGAGCACGGCGCGCTGGCGAACACCATCGTTGTGGTGGCTACCGCGTCTGAATCTGCCGCGCTGCAATACCTGGCGCCGTATGCCGGTTGCGCAATGGGCGAATACTTCCGCGACCGCGGCGAAGATGCGCTGATCATTTATGATGACCTGTCTAAACAGGCTGTGGCCTATCGTCAGATCTCCCTGCTGCTCCGTCGTCCGCCTGGACGTGAAGCATTCCCGGGTGACGTATTCTACCTCCACTCCCGTCTGCTGGAGCGTGCTGCGCGTGTTAACGCCGAATACGTTGAAGCCTTCACTAAAGGTGAAGTGAAAGGGAAAACCGGTTCTCTGACCGCGCTGCCGATTATCGAAACGCAGGCTGGCGACGTTTCCGCGTTCGTTCCGACCAACGTTATTTCCATTACCGATGGTCAGATCTTCCTGGAAACCAACCTGTTCAACGCCGGTATTCGTCCTGCGGTTAACCCGGGTATCTCCGTATCCCGTGTAGGTGGCGCAGCGCAGACCAAGATCATGAAGAAACTGTCCGGCGGTATCCGTACCGCGCTGGCGCAGTATCGTGAACTGGCGGCGTTCTCCCAGTTCGCTTCCGATCTTGACGATGCAACCCGTAAACAGCTTGACCACGGTCAGAAAGTGACCGAACTGCTGAAACAGAAACAGTATGCGCCGATGTCCGTTGCGCAGCAGTCTCTGGTTCTGTTCGCGGCAGAGCGTGGTTATCTGGCGGATGTAGAACTGGCGAAAATCGGTAGCTTCGAAGCCGCTCTGCTGGCTTACGTCGACCGTGATCACGCTCCGTTGATGCAAGAGATCAACCAGTCCGGTGGCTATAACGACGAAATCGAAGGCAAGCTGAAAGGCATCCTCGATTCCTTCAAAGCAACCCAGTCCTGGTAA
- the atpH gene encoding F0F1 ATP synthase subunit delta yields the protein MSEFVTVARPYAKAAFDFAVEHQSVERWQDMLAFAAEVTKNEQMAELLSGALAPETLAGSFIAVCGEQLDENGQNLIRVMAENNRLNALPDVLEQFIHLRAASESISEVEVTSATALSEEQLAKISAAMEKRLSRKVKLNCKIDKSVMAGVIIRAGDMVIDGSVRGRLERLADVLQS from the coding sequence ATGTCTGAATTTGTTACGGTAGCTCGCCCCTACGCCAAAGCAGCTTTTGACTTTGCCGTCGAACACCAAAGTGTAGAGCGCTGGCAGGACATGCTGGCGTTTGCCGCCGAGGTAACGAAGAACGAACAAATGGCAGAGCTTCTCTCTGGCGCGCTGGCGCCGGAAACGCTCGCCGGGTCGTTTATCGCAGTATGCGGTGAGCAGCTGGACGAAAACGGTCAGAACCTGATTCGGGTAATGGCTGAGAATAACCGTCTGAACGCGCTCCCGGATGTTCTTGAGCAGTTCATTCACCTGCGTGCCGCAAGTGAGTCTATCTCTGAGGTAGAAGTCACTTCCGCGACCGCACTGAGTGAAGAACAGCTTGCGAAGATTAGCGCTGCGATGGAAAAACGTCTGTCACGCAAAGTTAAGCTGAATTGCAAAATCGATAAGTCTGTAATGGCAGGCGTTATCATCCGTGCGGGTGATATGGTCATTGATGGCAGCGTACGCGGCCGTCTTGAGCGCCTTGCAGACGTCTTGCAGTCTTAA
- the atpF gene encoding F0F1 ATP synthase subunit B — protein MNLNATILGQAIAFVLFVLFCMKYVWPPLMAAIEKRQKEIADGLASAERAHKDLDLAKASATDQLKKAKAEAQVIIEQANKRRAQILDEAKTEAEQERTKIVAQAQAEIEAERKRAREELRKQVAILAVAGAEKIIERSVDEAANSDIVDKLVAEL, from the coding sequence GTGAATCTTAACGCAACAATCCTCGGCCAGGCCATCGCGTTTGTCCTGTTCGTTCTGTTCTGCATGAAGTACGTATGGCCGCCGTTAATGGCTGCCATTGAGAAGCGTCAAAAAGAAATTGCTGACGGTCTTGCTTCTGCAGAACGAGCACACAAGGATCTTGACCTTGCAAAGGCCAGCGCGACCGACCAGCTGAAAAAAGCGAAGGCGGAAGCTCAGGTAATCATCGAGCAGGCGAACAAACGCCGTGCCCAGATCCTGGACGAAGCCAAAACTGAAGCAGAGCAGGAACGTACTAAAATCGTGGCCCAGGCGCAGGCGGAAATTGAAGCCGAGCGTAAACGTGCCCGTGAAGAGCTGCGTAAGCAAGTTGCTATCCTGGCTGTTGCTGGCGCCGAGAAGATCATCGAACGTTCCGTGGATGAAGCTGCTAACAGCGACATCGTGGATAAACTTGTCGCTGAACTGTAA
- the atpE gene encoding F0F1 ATP synthase subunit C: protein MENLNMDLLYMAAAVMMGLAAIGAAIGIGILGGKFLEGAARQPDLIPLLRTQFFIVMGLVDAIPMIAVGLGLYVMFAVA from the coding sequence ATGGAAAACCTGAATATGGATCTGCTGTACATGGCTGCCGCTGTGATGATGGGTCTGGCGGCAATCGGTGCTGCGATCGGTATCGGCATCCTCGGGGGTAAATTCCTGGAAGGCGCAGCGCGTCAACCTGATCTGATTCCTCTGCTGCGTACTCAGTTCTTTATCGTTATGGGTCTGGTGGATGCTATCCCGATGATCGCTGTAGGTCTGGGTCTGTACGTGATGTTCGCTGTCGCGTAG
- the atpB gene encoding F0F1 ATP synthase subunit A, protein MASENMTPQDYIGHHLNNLQLDLRTFSLVDPHNPPATFWTLNIDSMFFSVVLGLLFLLMFRSVAKKATSGVPGKFQTAIELVIGFVNGSVKDMYHGKSKLIAPLALTIFVWVFLMNLMDLLPIDLLPYIAEHWIGLPALRVVPSADVNITLSMALGVFILILFYSIKMKGIGGFTKELTLQPFNHWAFIPVNLILEGVSLLSKPVSLGLRLFGNMYAGELIFILIAGLLPWWSQWILNVPWAIFHILIITLQAFIFMVLTIVYLSMASEEH, encoded by the coding sequence ATGGCTTCAGAAAATATGACGCCGCAGGATTACATAGGGCACCACCTGAACAACCTTCAGCTGGACCTGCGTACATTCTCGCTGGTGGATCCGCATAACCCCCCAGCCACCTTCTGGACGCTCAATATTGACTCCATGTTCTTCTCGGTGGTGCTGGGTCTGTTGTTCCTGCTTATGTTCCGTAGCGTAGCCAAAAAGGCGACCAGCGGCGTACCAGGTAAATTTCAGACCGCGATTGAGCTGGTGATCGGCTTTGTAAATGGTAGCGTGAAAGACATGTACCATGGCAAAAGCAAGCTGATTGCGCCGCTGGCCCTGACGATCTTCGTCTGGGTGTTCCTGATGAACCTGATGGACTTACTGCCTATCGACCTGCTGCCGTACATCGCGGAGCACTGGATCGGTCTGCCGGCACTGCGCGTGGTTCCGTCTGCTGACGTGAACATCACCCTGTCTATGGCGCTGGGCGTATTTATCCTCATTCTGTTCTACAGCATCAAAATGAAAGGCATCGGCGGCTTCACGAAAGAGTTGACGCTGCAGCCGTTCAATCACTGGGCATTCATCCCTGTCAACTTAATCCTTGAAGGGGTAAGTCTGCTGTCCAAACCGGTTTCTCTCGGTCTGCGACTGTTCGGCAACATGTATGCCGGTGAGCTGATTTTCATTCTGATTGCTGGTCTGTTGCCGTGGTGGTCACAGTGGATTCTGAATGTGCCGTGGGCCATTTTCCACATCCTGATTATTACGCTGCAAGCCTTCATCTTCATGGTTCTGACGATTGTCTATCTGTCGATGGCGTCTGAAGAGCATTAA
- the atpI gene encoding F0F1 ATP synthase subunit I, giving the protein MSVSLVSRNVARKLLFIQFLAVVASGLLFSLKDPFWGTSAICGGMAVFLPNVLFMIFAWRHQAHTPVRGRVAWTFAFGEALKVLAMLVLLVVALAVLKAVFLPLIVTWVLVLVVQILAPAVINNKG; this is encoded by the coding sequence ATGTCTGTGTCGCTCGTGAGTCGAAACGTTGCTCGTAAGCTTCTGTTCATTCAGTTTCTGGCGGTAGTGGCAAGTGGATTGCTGTTCAGCCTCAAAGACCCCTTCTGGGGCACTTCCGCAATCTGCGGAGGTATGGCAGTCTTTCTGCCTAATGTGTTGTTTATGATATTTGCCTGGCGTCACCAGGCGCATACGCCTGTCAGGGGCCGGGTGGCCTGGACGTTCGCCTTCGGCGAGGCCCTGAAGGTGTTGGCGATGCTCGTTTTGCTGGTGGTGGCGTTGGCGGTTTTGAAGGCGGTTTTTTTGCCGCTGATCGTTACGTGGGTTTTGGTGCTGGTGGTTCAGATACTGGCGCCGGCTGTAATTAACAACAAAGGGTAA
- the rsmG gene encoding 16S rRNA (guanine(527)-N(7))-methyltransferase RsmG, with the protein MLNKLSRLLADAGISLTDHQKNQLIAYVDMLHKWNKAYNLTSVRDPDEMLVRHILDSIVVAPHLHGERFIDVGTGPGLPGIPLSIVRPESHFTLLDSLGKRVRFLRQVQHELALKNITPVQSRVEAFPAEPPFDGVISRAFASLNDMVNWCHHLPGENGCFYALKGQLPEDEIAALPPQFSVGAVFKLQVPQLEGERHLVVIKPNKI; encoded by the coding sequence GTGCTCAATAAACTCTCTCGTCTGCTGGCTGATGCCGGCATTTCGCTTACCGATCACCAGAAAAATCAGCTGATTGCCTATGTCGATATGCTGCACAAATGGAACAAAGCCTACAACCTGACCTCGGTGCGCGACCCTGACGAAATGCTGGTGCGTCATATCCTGGACAGCATTGTTGTGGCGCCGCATTTACACGGCGAGCGCTTTATTGACGTCGGTACCGGACCGGGGCTGCCCGGGATTCCACTCTCTATCGTCCGTCCGGAATCGCATTTTACCCTGCTCGACAGCCTGGGTAAGCGGGTCCGCTTTTTACGTCAGGTCCAGCATGAGCTTGCGCTTAAAAACATTACGCCGGTACAGAGCCGCGTTGAAGCGTTTCCAGCCGAACCGCCGTTCGACGGCGTGATCAGCCGGGCATTCGCCTCGCTCAACGATATGGTGAACTGGTGTCATCATCTGCCCGGCGAGAACGGCTGTTTTTATGCGCTGAAAGGTCAGTTGCCTGAGGATGAGATTGCCGCGTTACCCCCGCAGTTTAGCGTCGGGGCGGTGTTCAAATTGCAGGTGCCGCAGCTGGAAGGCGAGCGTCATCTGGTAGTGATTAAGCCAAACAAAATTTAA